A genomic window from Silene latifolia isolate original U9 population chromosome Y, ASM4854445v1, whole genome shotgun sequence includes:
- the LOC141630242 gene encoding uncharacterized protein LOC141630242 has translation MWEARNRAVFEQEQLDALRVVKRVEGMRREMEVDMGNVEAAGVMRGEQWQWTKPEQGFVKLNIDAGVKEGWGMGVGVVCRGNNGEVVWGLSEHRREELEPKLAESMAILEGIKEARSRGHSNIIIESDCKSVIDALKRKEHGQSDFHLILDDIFYFCSAFNSVIWSFVSRKLNSVAHELAHYSSSEIGRQVWDSLLPEQVMSLVTRDINEMR, from the coding sequence ATGTGGGAAGCAAGAAATAGAGCGGTCTTTGAGCAAGAGCAGTTGGATGCATTGCGGGTGGTGAAGAGAGTAGAGGGAATGAGAAGGGAGATGGAGGTGGATATGGGAAACGTGGAGGCAGCAGGGGTAATGCGGGGTGAGCAGTGGCAGTGGACGAAACCAGAACAGGGGTTCGTGAAGTTGAATATAGATGCGGGGGTGAAGGAAGGTTGGGGAATGGGTGTAGGAGTGGTATGCAGAGGTAATAATGGTGAGGTGGTGTGGGGCTTATCGGAGCATAGGAGGGAGGAGCTGGAACCAAAGCTTGCGGAGTCCATGGCGATTCTCGAAGGCATTAAAGAGGCGAGGAGCAGGGGACATTCGAATATAATCATCGAGAGCGATTGCAAATCGGTGATCGACGCGTTAAAGAGGAAGGAGCACGGCCAGAGTGACTTCCATTTGATTTTAGATGATATTTTCTATTTTTGTTCTGCTTTTAATTCCGTTATTTGGTCTTTTGTTAGTCGGAAACTCAATAGTGTAGCTCATGAGCTTGCCCATTATAGTTCGTCTGAAATAGGTAGGCAAGTTTGGGATAGTTTATTACCCGAACAAGTTATGTCGTTGGTTACTCGTGATATTAATGAGATGAGGTAA